The following are encoded in a window of Primulina eburnea isolate SZY01 chromosome 4, ASM2296580v1, whole genome shotgun sequence genomic DNA:
- the LOC140829524 gene encoding histidine--tRNA ligase, cytoplasmic-like: MQFVYHTSSFGLLAPPAAAMAATARRLVTLGGKGSLLTSSDVFEVAHGISRITIDPSALSRRPTVTSNSTSNLSFSIPNYFSLEEFRASLLLLLSKVLLSSSSASASSQLLQIIEQDARSSDYNLEGAVFNEVGVVDYAMAAIDGVSALIDHCSSGVSTVADAVAAISCEALGADGSPFNLIDSGDGSSAKDDVAVAADFKVFFNGSKLVNSGKKPVDSAVAEIPSVHGNFREILRLLHSKTRVQLNSGFRVGSPKAMATALSSLALSLWNLGDLSCQRIKLIVTNSMSNKDLTSRLSNMLDAKCPRIELLEELCESSQAALRNKDSLLFVHKIYELLDAVRKVVSWEAVVAFVSLEGSELVEKNQSDIGSLNGPLTADSSKTEKKFDKKRKVQLGKGTNALIQFIKDRLLGEATNFDLDKFSENFLSSMDPVDSGYDHLLKKIREIVESNESRRLPKLPKGTRDFAKEQMAVRERAFSIIVEVFKRHGAMALDTPAFELRETLMGKYGEDSKLIYDLADQGGELCSLRYDLTVPFARFVAMNGITSFKRYQIAKVYRRDNPSKGRYREFYQCDFDIAGQFEKMGPDFEVVKILTELLDELDIGDYEVKLNHRKLLDGMLAICGVPQAKFRTICSSIDKLDKQTFDQIKREMVEEKGLTKEIAEKIGTFVKHRGSPVELLNMLKQEGSEFLKNREAELALDELEILFKALEKSKSNKKIVFDLSLARGLDYYTGVIFEAVFKGATQVGSIAAGGRYDNLIGMFGTKQVPAVGISLGIERVFTIMEQLQKDRNLEIRATETQVLVSILGDDLSLGAELVSELWGAKLKAEVMINKRVMKHIDRARESRIPFMVIVGERELNEGIVKLKDLAAATEHEVPRSNLVEELQRRLNSISP; the protein is encoded by the exons ATGCAGTTCGTGTACCATACCTCCTCATTTGGTCTTCTCGCTCCACCTGCAGCAGCAATGGCGGCGACGGCGAGACGGCTGGTGACACTTGGTGGGAAGGGTTCGTTACTCACATCCTCGGACGTGTTTGAGGTTGCACACGGCATTTCTCGTATCACCATCGATCCCTCTGCTCTTTCCAGACGCCCTACTGTGACTTCCAATTCCACCAGTAATCTTTCATTTTCAATTCCCAATTACTTTTCCCTGGAGGAATTCAGGGCTTCCTTGCTTCTCCTTTTGAGCAAGGTACTACTTTCCTCTTCCTCTGCATCCGCCTCTTCGCAGCTTCTCCAAATTATTGAACAAGATGCCAGGAGTTCCGATTACAACCTAGAAGGCGCCGTTTTTAATGAAGTGGGCGTCGTAGATTACGCAATGGCGGCGATCGATGGCGTTTCCGCTTTGATAGACCACTGCTCTTCCGGCGTATCGACTGTTGCTGACGCCGTTGCTGCTATTTCATGCGAGGCTTTGGGAGCTGATGGTTCGCCCTTTAACTTGATCGATTCTGGTGATGGTTCTTCAGCCAAGGACGATGTTGCTGTGGCTGCGGATTTTAAAGTCTTTTTTAACGGCTCCAAGCTCGTTAATTCAGGAAAGAAGCCAGTGGACTCTGCTGTGGCGGAGATTCCTTCGGTCCATGGGAATTTTAGGGAGATTTTGAGGTTGCTCCACTCGAAAACTAGAGTTCAATTAAACTCAGGTTTTAGAGTTGGTTCACCCAAGGCCATGGCCACTGCATTGTCGTCTTTGGCTTTGTCTCTCTGGAACTTGGGGGACTTAAGTTGTCAACGAATAAAGCTCATCGTTACCAATTCGATGTCGAATAAGGATCTGACATCTCGTTTGTCTAATATGTTGGATGCTAAATGTCCAAGGATCGAGCTTTTGGAAGAACTGTGTGAATCTTCACAGGCCGCACTTCGAAATAAGGATTCCCTTTTGTTCGTGCATAAAATTTATGAATTACTAGATGCCGTGAGGAAGGTTGTTTCTTGGGAGGCTGTAGTTGCATTTGTTTCCCTTGAAGGAAGCGAGCTGGTTGAGAAAAATCAATCCGACATCGGAAGTTTGAATGGGCCTCTGACTGCAGATAGCTCCAAAACAGAAAAGAAGTTTGATAAGAAAAGGAAGGTCCAACTGGGGAAAGGAACTAATGCTCTCATTCAGTTCATCAAGGACCGGCTTCTGGGCGAAGCAACAAATTTTGACTTGGATAAATTTTCTGAGAATTTCCTTTCCTCGATGGACCCAGTAGATTCTGGTTATGATCATCTTTTGAAGAAGATCAGAGAAATCGTGGAAAGCAATGAGAGTCGAAGACTTCCCAAGCTCCCGAAG GGTACTCGTGATTTTGCAAAGGAGCAGATGGCTGTCAGAGAGAGAGCATTCTCGATAATAGTCGAGGTTTTCAAGAGGCACGGTGCCATGGCCTTAGATACGCCTGCCTTTGAATTGAGAGAGACTCTTATGGGAAAGTACGGTGAAGACTCAAAGTTGATATATGATTTAGCTGATCAG GGTGGAGAACTCTGTTCACTTCGTTATGATCTGACAGTTCCATTCGCTCGATTTGTTGCTATGAATGGTATAACATCattcaaaagatatcaaattgCAAAGGTCTACCGAAGGGACAATCCATCGAAGGGGCGATACCGTGAATTTTATCAGTGTGACTTTGATATTGCGGGTCAATTTGAGAAAATGGGGCCAGACTTTGAGGTCGTAAAAATATTGACAGAGTTGCTAGATGAGCTAGATATTGGGGATTATGAG GTTAAGTTGAATCACCGGAAGTTGCTCGATGGAATGTTGGCCATTTGTGGGGTGCCGCAAGCAAAATTTAGAACTATTTGCTCAAGTATTGACAAGCTAGACAAACAGACATTTGATCAGATAAAGAGAGAAATG GTTGAAGAAAAAGGGCTAACTAAGGAGATTGCAGAGAAGATTGGAACTTTTGTTAAACACAGGGGCTCACCGGTGGAATTATTGAACATGCTAAAACAGGAAGGCAGTGAGTTTTTAAAAAACAGGGAAGCTGAGCTTGCTTTGGATGAATTGGAGATTTTGTTCAAAGCTTTGGAGAAGTCCAAGTCcaataaaaaaatagtttttgaTTTGAGTCTTGCAAGAGGTTTGGATTACTATACTGGAGTCATATTTGAAGCTGTTTTTAAAGGCGCTACGCAG GTGGGTTCAATTGCTGCTGGCGGACGTTATGACAATCTCATTGGCATGTTTGGGACGAAGCAGGTTCCTGCAGTTGGAATCAGCTTAGGAATAGAAAGAGTATTCACGATAATGGAGCAGCTACAAAAAGATAGAAACCTG GAAATCCGAGCAACTGAAACTCAGGTCCTTGTGAGCATTCTTGGTGATGATTTATCCTTGGGTGCGGAATTAGTGAGTGAACTGTGGGGTGCCAAGCTGAAAGCTGAAGTTATGATCAATAAGAGAGTGATGAAGCACATTGACCGTGCCCGAGAATCCAGGATACCGTTTATGGTGATTGTAGGAGAACGTGAATTGAATGAAGGAATCGTAAAACTGAAAGATTTAGCTGCTGCTACTGAGCATGAAGTTCCCAGAAGCAACCTTGTCGAGGAGCTTCAAAGACGGCTGAACAGTATATCACCTTAA